A window of the Tunturibacter empetritectus genome harbors these coding sequences:
- a CDS encoding RNA polymerase sigma factor, with translation MQFFAFDAAYLERLRSGDARTEEHFVSYFGELIQLKLRSRLNSREAIEDVRQETFVRVLGLVRSANGLREPDRLGAFVNSVCNHVLMEHYRSRSKTESYLDSDMEATLANHEPSALSLLETKDAQRVVRQILTELTDRDRQLLQLVLLEERDKDEVCAELGITRDYLRVLVHRAKQSFKSFYISHLGDSRVN, from the coding sequence TTGCAATTTTTTGCGTTCGACGCGGCGTATCTTGAGAGACTCCGATCTGGAGACGCCCGCACCGAGGAGCACTTTGTCAGCTATTTCGGGGAATTAATCCAGCTGAAGCTGCGTTCGCGACTGAACTCCAGAGAAGCAATCGAAGACGTCCGGCAGGAGACTTTTGTGCGGGTGCTGGGGCTGGTTCGCTCGGCCAATGGCCTGAGGGAGCCTGATCGCCTAGGGGCGTTTGTCAATTCGGTTTGTAACCATGTTTTGATGGAGCATTACCGTTCCAGGAGTAAGACAGAGTCCTATCTCGACAGCGACATGGAAGCCACCCTGGCGAATCACGAACCGAGCGCTCTGAGTCTTCTGGAGACAAAGGATGCGCAGCGAGTCGTTCGTCAGATTTTGACGGAGTTGACCGACCGGGATCGGCAGTTGCTGCAATTGGTTCTGCTGGAAGAGCGCGATAAAGATGAAGTGTGCGCTGAGCTTGGCATAACCCGGGACTATCTGAGGGTGCTAGTACACCGCGCGAAGCAGTCTTTCAAGTCTTTTTATATAAGCCACTTAGGCGATAGCAGGGTGAACTGA
- a CDS encoding anti-sigma factor family protein — protein MNHFESTESRAVEKYLLGEMSPVERDAFEEHFFDCPECAADLRATAAFLDTAKQELKSFPRSKPTAEPAKRSRFVLQWPVFAWAALAASLLVTAYQNVMVYPHLTREIAQLSAPEVLPSLSLVNGNSRGGGEAATVTVSKAKPFLLLVDVPTQDRFMGYTCSLYSPSGTLAWHVEVSAQEAKDTVSIRVPGVDKVSGTYTLTVRGDADQASTGPAVELAHYRFTLNIQD, from the coding sequence ATGAATCATTTCGAATCCACAGAGAGCAGAGCGGTAGAGAAGTATCTGCTGGGAGAGATGTCTCCGGTAGAGCGCGATGCGTTCGAAGAACACTTCTTTGACTGCCCGGAGTGCGCTGCCGATCTTCGCGCAACGGCTGCATTCCTTGATACAGCGAAACAGGAGCTGAAGTCTTTTCCTCGTTCGAAGCCGACGGCTGAGCCTGCGAAGAGATCCCGTTTCGTTCTACAGTGGCCGGTGTTTGCCTGGGCGGCGCTGGCAGCATCTTTGCTGGTGACTGCGTATCAGAATGTCATGGTGTACCCACACCTGACTCGGGAGATTGCTCAGTTGAGCGCACCCGAGGTTCTACCATCGCTATCTTTAGTAAACGGAAACAGCCGCGGCGGCGGTGAGGCAGCTACTGTAACGGTGTCAAAGGCTAAGCCCTTTCTTTTGCTTGTCGATGTTCCTACACAAGATCGCTTTATGGGCTACACTTGCTCTCTGTATTCTCCTTCCGGCACGCTTGCGTGGCACGTCGAGGTGTCTGCACAGGAAGCGAAGGATACTGTTTCGATACGCGTCCCCGGCGTGGACAAGGTGAGCGGCACTTACACCTTGACCGTGCGAGGAGATGCAGATCAAGCTTCAACCGGGCCCGCTGTCGAACTAGCTCACTATCGCTTTACTTTGAATATTCAGGATTAG